One Dunckerocampus dactyliophorus isolate RoL2022-P2 chromosome 18, RoL_Ddac_1.1, whole genome shotgun sequence genomic region harbors:
- the LOC129170764 gene encoding myosin-9-like isoform X1, producing the protein MSDPNKYLYADRNLINNPLAQADWASKKLVWVPSDRLGFEAGSVKEERGDECVVELADSGKKIRVNKDDIQKMNPPKFSKVEDMAELTCLNEASVLHNLKERYYSGLIYTYSGLFCVVINPYKNLPIYSEEIVEMYKGKKKHEMPPHIYAITDISYRSMMQDREDQSILCTGESGAGKTENTKKVIQYLAHVASSHKNKKDQNSLVLSHGELEKQLLQANPILEAFGNAKTVKNDNSSRFGKFIRINFDVNGYIVGANIETYLLEKSRAIRQARDERTFHIFYYLLTGAGDKLRSELLLENYNNYRFLSNGNVTIPGQQDKDLFAETMDAMRIMSIPEEEQIGMLKVVASVLQLGNMSFKKERHTDQASMPDNTAAQKVCHLMGMNVTDLTRAILTPRIKVGRDYVQKAQTQEQAEFAVEALAKATYERMFRWLVMRINKALDKTKRQGASFIGILDIAGFEIFELNSFEQLCINYTNEKLQQLFNHTMFILEQEEYQREGIEWSFIDFGLDLQPCIDLIEKPASPPGILALLDEECWFPKATDKSFVEKVLQEQGTHPKFFKPKKLKDEADFCIIHYAGKVDYKADEWLMKNMDPLNDNVASLLNQSTDKFVSELWKDVDRIVGLDKVSGMSEMPGAFKTRKGMFRTVGQLYKEQLSKLMATLRNTNPNFVRCIIPNHEKKAGKLDPHLVLDQLRCNGVLEGIRICRQGFPNRIVFQEFRQRYEILTPNAIPKGFMDGKQACVLMIKSLELDPNLYRIGQSKVFFRAGVLAHLEEERDMKITDIIITFQAWCRGYLARRAFAKRQQQLTAMKVIQRNCAAYLKLRNWQWWRLFTKVKPLLQVSRQEEEMQAKDEELSKVKEKQLYTQKQLQELEDQHHQLNAEKLALQEQLQAETELCAEAEEMRARLAAKKQELEEILHDLEARVEEEEERASQLTSDRKRLQQNITDLEQQLDEEEAARQKLQLDKVTMEAKMKKFEEDIMVLDDQNIKLNKEKKMLEDRVSEFTTNLTEEEEKSKSLQKLKTKHEAMITDLEDRLRREEKQRQELEKNRRKLDGDLTEIHDQIADLQAQVKELRAQLAKKEEELQAALLRIEDEAAQKNLAHKKIREMEAQISDLQDDLEIERQSRTKAEKHRRDLGEELEALKTELEDTLDSTAAQQELRTKRETEVAQLKKCLEDEARVHEQQMGDMRHKHNQAFDELNEQLEQAKRNKVSMEKSKQTLESEKNELTIELQSLMQGKGDSEHRRKKAEAQVQELLLKHSESERQRLELADKLGKMQAELENVTGLLNEVESKSIKATKDHSVLESQLQDVQEVLQEETRQKLSVASRLRQMEDEQNGLREQLEEEEEAKRNVEKQLQMAQSQLADFKKKLEQDSCYLESAEEGKKRVQRELESTHQRLEEKCSAYDKMEKTKTRLQQELDDMVIDQDQLRQTVSNLEKKQKKFDQMLAEEKNISARYAEERDRAEAEAREKETRALSLTRELESLMDLKDEVDRNNKLLRAEMEDLVSSKDDVGKNVHELEKSKRAMEQQLEEMKTQLEELEDELQATEDAKLRLEVNLQAMKAQYERDLAGRDEMGEEKKRSLVKQVREMEMELEDERKQRSVAVASRKKLELDLKELEAGIDMANKNREEALKQLKKLQAQMKELIRELDDTRMSREDILAQSKENEKKLKGMEADMLQMQEEVAAAERAKRQAQQERDELQDEMNNQASKNAQIAEERRRLEARIAQLEEELEEEQCNTELVNDRLKKAMLQSEQMNVELAAERSSSQRVEGSRAQLERQNKELKLKLQELEATVKSKYKANMAALEAKLAQMEEQLDIETRERQSATKLVRRTEKKLKEVVLQVEDERRNTEQYKDQADKLNSRMKQLKRQLEEAEEEAQRANANRRKLQRELEDATESADAMNREVSSLKSKLRRGDLPFTMRRIVTRTGAESDEDAEAKSETPEPKPE; encoded by the exons ATGTCGGACCCAAACAAGTATCTGTATGCGGACCGGAATCTGATCAACAACCCACTGGCGCAGGCTGACTGGGCGTCCAAGAAGCTGGTATGGGTTCCCTCAGACCGCCTGGGCTTCGAGGCCGGCTCTGTGAAGGAGGAGCGGGGCGACGAGTGCGTGGTTGAGCTGGCAGACTCCGGTAAGAAGATCAGAGTGAACAAGGATGACATCCAGAAGATGAATCCGCCCAAGTTCAGTAAGGTGGAAGACATGGCTGAGCTCACCTGCCTGAATGAGGCCTCTGtgctgcacaacctgaaggaGAGATACTATTCTGGACTCATATAT ACATACTCTGGGCTCTTCTGTGTTGTCATTAACCCCTACAAGAACCTGCCAATCTACTCAGAGGAGATTGTTGAAATGTACAAGGGCAAGAAGAAACATGAAATGCCACCTCATATCTATGCCATTACTGACATATCTTACAGAAGCATGATGCAGG ATCGTGAAGACCAGTCCATTCTTTGCAC AGGAGAGTCTGGTGCTGGTAAGACTGAGAACACCAAGAAGGTCATCCAGTATCTGGCTCATGTGGCCTCCTCTCACAAGAACAAGAAAGATCAG AACAGCTTGGTCCTGTCACAT GGGGAGCTGGAGAAGCAGCTTCTGCAGGCAAACCCCATCCTGGAAGCATTTGGAAATGCCAAGActgtcaaaaatgacaactcctCTAGATTT GGAAAATTCATCAGGATCAACTTTGATGTCAATGGGTATATTGTTGGCGCAAATATTGAAACTT ATTTGCTGGAAAAATCCCGTGCCATTCGTCAGGCCAGAGATGAACGCACATTCCATATTTTCTACTACTTGCTCACAGGAGCTGGAGATAAATTACGCT ctGAGCTCCTCCTTGAAAATTACAACAACTACCGTTTCCTTTCCAATGGGAATGTCACAATTCCGGGACAACAGGACAAAGACCTGTTTGCAGAGACCATGGACGCCATGAGGATTATGAGCATCCCGGAGGAGGAGCAGATAG GCATGTTGAAAGTGGTGGCCTCAGTGTTGCAGCTTGGAAACATGAGCTTCAAGAAGGAGCGTCACACTGACCAGGCCTCCATGCCCGACAACACAG CTGCCCAGAAGGTCTGCCACCTCATGGGGATGAATGTCACAGATTTAACCAGGGCCATCCTGACACCCAGGATCAAGGTGGGTCGAGACTACGTCCAAAAGGCCCAGACCCAAGAGCAAGCAGAATTTGCTGTGGAGGCCTTGGCCAAAGCCACATATGAGAGGATGTTCCGCTGGTTAGTCATGAGGATCAACAAAGCTTTGGACAAAACCAAGAGACAGGGAGCCTCCTTCATTGGCATCCTGGATATTGCTGGTTTTGAGATCTTTGAG CTGAACTCATTTGAGCAGTTGTGCATCAACTACACAAACGAGAAGCTGCAGCAGCTCTTCAACCACACCATGTTCATCCTGGAGCAGGAGGAGTACCAGAGGGAGGGCATTGAGTGGAGCTTCATCGACTTCGGCCTTGACCTGCAGCCTTGCATAGACCTCATTGAAAAACCC GCCAGCCCACCTGGTATTCTGGCTCTGTTGGATGAAGAATGCTGGTTTCCCAAAGCTACAGACAAGAGCTTTGTGGAGAAAGTGCTCCAGGAGCAGGGCACCCACCCCAAGTTCTTCAAGCCCAAGAAACTGAAGGATGAAGCAGATTTCTGTATTATCCATTATGCTGGCAAG gtgGACTACAAAGCGGATGAGTGGCTGATGAAGAACATGGATCCTTTGAATGACAATGTTGCCTCGCTGCTCAACCAGTCCACTGACAAGTTTGTCTCTGAGCTTTGGAAGGACG TGGACCGCATTGTTGGTCTGGATAAGGTCTCCGGCATGTCAGAAATGCCAGGTGCTTTTAAGACCCGCAAGGGCATGTTCCGCACTGTGGGCCAGCTCTACAAAGAGCAACTTTCCAAGCTCATGGCCACGCTGAGGAACACAAACCCAAACTTTGTTCGCTGCATCATCCCCAACCATGAGAAAAAG GCAGGGAAACTGGATCCCCACCTGGTTCTGGACCAGCTGAGATGTAATGGTGTTCTGGAGGGGATCCGCATCTGCAGACAGGGCTTCCCCAACCGCATTGTCTTCCAGGAGTTCAGACAGAG GTATGAAATCCTGACTCCGAATGCCATTCCCAAAGGCTTCATGGATGGGAAGCAGGCCTGTGTGCTTATG atCAAAAGTCTGGAGCTCGATCCTAACCTTTACCGAATTGGCCAAAGCAAAGTTTTCTTCAGGGCTGGAGTTCTTGCTCACCTGGAAGAGGAGAGGGACATGAAAATCACAGACATCATAATTACTTTCCAGGCTTGGTGCAGAGGCTATTTGGCCCGCAG GGCTTTTGCCAAGCGACAGCAGCAGCTGACTGCTATGAAGGTGATCCAAAGGAACTGTGCTGCTTATCTCAAACTCAGAAACTGGCAGTGGTGGAGGCTATTCACCAAG GTGAAGCCATTGCTTCAAGTAAGCAGACAGGAGGAAGAAATGCAGGCCAAGGATGAAGAGCTCAGCAAAGTGAAGGAGAAACAGTTGTATACTCAAAAGCAGCTCCAGGAGCTGGAGGACCAACATCACCAG CTGAATGCAGAGAAGCTGGCCCTACAAGAACAGCTTCAGGCTGAAACAGAACTCTGCGCTGAGGCTGAAGAGATGAGAGCTCGTCTGGCTGCCAAGAAGCAGGAACTTGAGGAGATTCTTCACGACCTAGAAGCccgagtggaggaggaggaagagcgtGCTTCTCAGCTGACATCGGACAGAAAGAGGTTGCAGCAGAATATTACT GACTTGGAACAACAGCTGGATGAGGAAGAAGCAGCTCGGCAAAAGCTGCAACTGGATAAGGTCACCATGGAGGCCAAAATGAAGAAGTTTGAAGAGGATATCATGGTTCTAGATGATCAAAACATCAAGCTTAACAAG GAGAAGAAGATGCTGGAGGACAGAGTATCTGAGTTCACTACCAACCTTACAGAAGAGGAAGAGAAATCCAAGAGCCTGCAGAAGCTCAAGACCAAACATGAGGCCATGATCACCGACCTGGAGG ACCGACTGCGCAGGGAGGAGAAGCAGCGCCAGGAGCTGGAGAAGAACAGACGCAAGCTTGATGGTGACCTCACTGAAATACACGACCAAATTGCTGATCTGCAGGCCCAGGTTAAAGAGCTCCGTGCCCAGTTAGCCAAAAAGGAGGAAGAACTTCAGGCTGCTCTTCTGAG AATTGAGGATGAAGCAGCACAAAAGAATCTGGCTCATAAAAAGATCAGAGAGATGGAAGCGCAGATCTCTGATCTGCAGGACGATTTAGAGATTGAGCGACAGTCCAGGACCAAAGCCGAGAAACACCGCCGGGACCTGGGAGAAGAGCTAGAGGCCCTGAAGACTGAGCTGGAAGACACACTAGACTCCACTGCTGCACAGCAAGAACTCAG GACCAAGCGTGAGACGGAGGTGGCACAGCTAAAGAAGTGTCTGGAAGACGAGGCCAGAGTCCACGAACAGCAGATGGGTGACATGAGACATAAACATAATCAGGCCTTTGACGAGTTAAATGAACAGCTGGAGCAGGCTAAGCGG AACAAAGTGTCAATGGAGAAGTCAAAGCAGACTCTGGAATCGGAGAAAAATGAGCTCACCATCGAGCTGCAGAGCTTGATGCAGGGTAAAGGAGATTCAGAACATCGCAGGAAGAAGGCTGAAGCTCAAGTCCAGGAGTTGCTGCTCAAACATTCAGAGAGTGAGCGTCAGAGGTTGGAGCTAGCTGACAAACTTGGAAAAATGCAG GCTGAACTGGAGAATGTCACTGGTCTGCTGAATGAGGTAGAGAGCAAGTCCATCAAAGCAACCAAAGACCACTCTGTACTCGAGTCTCAGCTGCAGGATGTGCAG GAAGTGCTTCAGGAAGAGACACGGCAAAAACTGTCGGTGGCCTCACGTCTGCGTCAGATGGAGGACGAGCAGAACGGCTTGAGAGAACAActagaggaagaagaagaagccaaaAGAAATGTGGAAAAGCAGCTTCAAATGGCGCAATCTCAG CTTGCAGACTTCAAGAAGAAACTAGAGCAGGATTCCTGTTATTTGGAGAGTGCCGAAGAAGGAAAGAAGAGGGTGCAAAGAGAGCTTGAGTCAACGCACCAGCGTCTGGAGGAGAAATGTTCAGCCTacgacaaaatggaaaaaaccaaGACACGTCTCCAGCAAGAGTTGGACGACATGGTGATTGATCAGGACCAACTCCGACAAACTGTCTCCAACCTggagaagaagcagaagaagtTTGACCAG ATGCTGGCAGAGGAGAAGAACATATCTGCACGCTATGCAGAGGAGCGAGATCGAGCTGAAGCTGAGGCCCGTGAGAAAGAGACTCGTGCTTTGTCTTTGACTCGTGAGCTGGAATCTCTGATGGATCTGAAGGACGAGGTGGACCGCAACAACAAACTGCTGCGGGCAGAAATGGAGGATTTGGTGTCCTCTAAGGATGATGTTGGAAAGAAT GTGCACGAGCTTGAGAAGTCCAAGCGTGCAATGGAGCAGCAGCTGGAGGAGATGAAAACTCAGCTTGAGGAACTGGAGGATGAGCTGCAGGCCACGGAGGATGCCAAGCTGCGTCTGGAGGTCAACTTGCAGGCCATGAAGGCTCAGTATGAGCGAGATTTGGCAGGACGTGATGAGATGGGTGAAGAGAAGAAGAGGTCTCTGGTCAAGCAG GTCCGTGAGATGGAAATGGAGCTGGAGGATGAGCGGAAGCAGCGTTCTGTGGCCGTTGCTTCAAGGAAAAAACTGGAGCTGGACCTGAAGGAACTTGAGGCGGGCATTGACATGGCCAACAAGAACCGTGAGGAAGCCCTCAAACAGCTGAAGAAACTGCAG GCCCAGATGAAAGAACTTATCAGGGAACTGGATGACACTCGCATGTCTAGAGAGGACATACTTGCCCAGAGTAAGGAGAATGAGAAGAAGTTAAAGGGCATGGAAGCAGACATGCTCCAAATGCAGGAG GAAGTGGCTGCTGCAGAACGAGCAAAGCGACAGGCTCAGCAGGAGAGAGATGAGCTGCAGGATGAGATGAATAATCAGGCATCCAAGAA CGCTCAAATCGCAGAGGAGAGGAGGCGTTTGGAGGCGCGTATTGCTCAGCTGGAAGAGGAACTGGAGGAGGAGCAGTGCAATACAGAGCTGGTTAACGACAGGCTGAAGAAAGCAATGCTGCAG TCGGAGCAGATGAATGTGGAGCTGGCTGCGGAACGCAGTTCCTCTCAACGCGTGGAAGGCTCTCGCGCCCAGCTGGAGCGTCAGAACAAGGAGCTGAAGCTGAAGTTGCAAGAGCTGGAGGCAACGGTGAAGTCCAAGTACAAGGCCAATATGGCCGCCCTGGAGGCCAAACTTGCTCAGATGGAGGAACAGCTGGACATTGAGACCAG GGAGCGGCAAAGTGCCACCAAGCTTGTGAGACGAACTGAGAAAAAACTGAAAGAGGTGGTTCTTCAGGTGGAGGATGAGAGGCGCAACACGGAGCAGTACAAAgaccag GCCGACAAGTTGAACTCTCGCATGAAGCAGCTGAAGCGTCAGCTGGAGGAGGCCGAGGAAGAGGCTCAGAGGGCAAACGCCAACCGGAGGAAACTGCAGAGGGAGCTGGAGGATGCCACAGAGTCTGCAGACGCCATGAATCGCGAAGTGAGCAGCCTCAAGAGCAAGCTGAG ACGTGGCGACCTCCCTTTCACCATGCGTCGCATCGTGACTCGCACTGGCGCGGAAAGTGACGAAGACGCCGAGGCCAAGAGCGAGACCCCTGAGCCCAAACCTGAATAA